Within Micromonospora narathiwatensis, the genomic segment CAGAACTCCCGGGCCAGCCGGGCGGCCCGCATCTTCGCGTCGTACGCGTACCCCTGCACCTCGCAGGTGGCCCGCGGGAACGGCGGCAGCTTGCCGTCGGCGTACGAGATCGAGTCCCAGGAGTCCTTCCAGCACTGGTTCTCCAGGCCGGTGTCGGTGTTGCGCCGCTCGTACCAGATGTAGCCGTTGCCGACCAGGTCGGCGTAGTCGTCGATCCACTTCAGCGCGGCCCGGCACTCCTGTTCCAACTCCTCGACCAGCGCGACGTCGCCGCTCCACTTCTCGTACTCGTCGAGGAGCACCACGAACAGCGGCGTCGCGTCCACCGAGCCGTAGTACGGCGAGTGCGGCTGTTCCTCGAAGGCGGCCGTCTCGCCGTATCGCATCTCGTGCAGGATCCGGCCCGGGTCCTCGTCCCGGAAGTCGTCGAACCGGGTGCCCTGCAACCCGCCGAGGATCCGCAACGTGGTCTCGGAGAGCGCCGGCGCGAACGGCAGCACCTGGAGGCAGGTGAGGATGCTGTCCCGGCCGAACATGGTCATGAACCAGGGCAGTCCGGCGGCCGGGAGCGTCTGCCCACCGAGGGAGAGCGGCGAGAAGCGCAGCGCCGCCAGGTCGATCAGGCTGCGCCGGTACGTCGAGGCCAGCTCGGGGTGCTCGCTGTTGACCTTCGGCGCCCGAGTCATCCACTCCTCCAGGTCACGCTGGAGGACCAGCCGCTCGGTGCCGTGCGCCCGTAGCCCCATCCGCAGGTCCCGGCCACCCGGGCCGATCGCCACGGTCTGCACCTCGATGGCGGTGTCCCACTGCTCGTTGGGTTCCAGGTGGACGTTCCAGGCGAACCCCTCACGGTCGTACCTGGCCGGAACGGTGGCGGAGATGACCGTCTCCCGCTTGAAGTTGCCCCGCCGGTAGCCCAGCCGGAGCCGGTCCCTCTCGGCGTCGGAGTAGATCTCGCCCTTCTTGTTCAGGATCTCGTCCTTCACCTGGAACAGGTCGGCGAAGTCGGAGCCGGCCTCCATCCGGATCTCCAGGTCGACCGCCTTCTCGTCGTGGTTGAGGATGGTCAGCGTCTCCCGGAAGCTGCCGCCCACCGCCCGCTCCCGGATGACCGACAGCTTCGCGTCGATGTAGTGCGTGGCCAACCCGGGCACCAGGAAGAACCGCGCCTCGAAGTACTGGAGGTCGTCGTACGACAGCGAGTTGAGTCGCTCCCCGTTGATCGTCAGCACCCATCTGGACA encodes:
- a CDS encoding amylo-alpha-1,6-glucosidase, whose product is MAGNTVRILDGNTFVVSEDTGDIEATPSEPTGLFSIDTRFLSRWVLTINGERLNSLSYDDLQYFEARFFLVPGLATHYIDAKLSVIRERAVGGSFRETLTILNHDEKAVDLEIRMEAGSDFADLFQVKDEILNKKGEIYSDAERDRLRLGYRRGNFKRETVISATVPARYDREGFAWNVHLEPNEQWDTAIEVQTVAIGPGGRDLRMGLRAHGTERLVLQRDLEEWMTRAPKVNSEHPELASTYRRSLIDLAALRFSPLSLGGQTLPAAGLPWFMTMFGRDSILTCLQVLPFAPALSETTLRILGGLQGTRFDDFRDEDPGRILHEMRYGETAAFEEQPHSPYYGSVDATPLFVVLLDEYEKWSGDVALVEELEQECRAALKWIDDYADLVGNGYIWYERRNTDTGLENQCWKDSWDSISYADGKLPPFPRATCEVQGYAYDAKMRAARLAREFWNDPAYADRLEREAATLKERFNRDWWVADGEYYALGLDPDGRQCDVLSSNIGHLLWSGIVDEERAAKIAEHLVGPRLFSGWGVRTLAEGEVRYNPIGYHNGTIWPFDNSFIAWGLRRYGFADEAATIANGILDAARYFDGRLPEAFGGYHRELTKFPVEYPTACSPQAWSTGAPLLLIRTMLGLEPHEGHLSVDPRLPVGMGRIEVLDIPGRWGKVDAFARGRLDLHSLAA